The following coding sequences lie in one Capsicum annuum cultivar UCD-10X-F1 chromosome 5, UCD10Xv1.1, whole genome shotgun sequence genomic window:
- the LOC107871109 gene encoding probably inactive leucine-rich repeat receptor-like protein kinase IMK2, with translation MVIMEDQERVERLIISNEKWISFIQIFLFLQLLISSTRLTLCQDWDGIVITEANYQALEALKHELVDPQGYLSGWNDSGYGACSGTWVGIKCAKGQVIVIMLPLKGLGGRISESIGQLQELRKLSLHDNEITGSVPLSLGYLPNLRGVQLYNNRLSGTIPCSLGLCPVLQTLELSNNMLSGVIPDSLVNSTKLYRLNLSYNSLSGSIPASVTQSRSLVFIDLRYNNLSGSIPDSWGGNGERVRLQSLVLDHNSFTGGIPVSFGKLNELLEISLSHNHIVGVIPNDIGRLSMVRNLDFSCNEINGSLPESLSNLSSLVALNLESNNLDGEIPLDINKLQKLLILNLRNNRFRGDIPAIIGDISGLVEIDLSRNNLSGEIPVSVGDFPNLSSFNVSYNSLSGPVPTYLAKKFNSSAFVGNVQLCGYNTSNPCPGTPSKATRGSKRSIKDIILIVIGSLIIILFLVCCILLCCLIKKRNEAKTAKDVKGVPPTAGEVEAAGDTGGKLVHFGGGMIFSADDLLCATADILGKSTYGTVYKATLEDGNQVAVKRMREKITKAQREFEKEVNVLGKIRHPNLLAIRAYYIGTKGEKLLIFDYMTKGSLATFLHARGPDTPVDWPTRMRIAKGTTRGLLYLHTNANIIHGNLTSSNVLLDENSDAKIADYGLSRLVTAAANTNVIATAGALGYRAPELNKLKKANVKTDVYSLGVIILELLTGKSPGEVMNGVDLPRKVASIVKQEGTNEVFDLELMRDASIIGDELLITLKLALHCVDPSPSARPELRQVLQQLEDIRRDTPTAAPSASH, from the exons atgGTAATAATGGAGGACCAAGAAAGAGTTGAAAGACTCATTATTTCAAACGAAAAATGGATATCATTTATCCAAATTTTCTTGTTCTTGCAACTACTAATTTCTAGTACTCGGTTAACTTTATGCCAAGACTGGGATGGTATAGTTATCACTGAAGCAAATTATCAAGCCCTTGAAGCACTTAAACATGAGTTAGTTGATCCACAAGGGTACTTGAGTGGTTGGAATGACAGTGGATATGGTGCATGTTCAGGTACTTGGGTGGGAATTAAATGTGCTAAAGGACAAGTTATTGTTATAATGCTTCCATTGAAAGGCCTAGGTGGTAGAATAAGTGAAAGTATTGGTCAGTTACAAGAACTCAGAAAACTGAGTTTACATGATAATGAGATAACTGGTTCAGTGCCTTTATCATTGGGTTATTTACCTAATCTTAGAGGTGTTCAGCTTTACAATAACAGGTTATCTGGTACTATTCCTTGTTCACTTGGTTTATGTCCAGTTCTACAAACACTTGAACTTAGTAACAATATGTTATCTGGTGTAATACCTGATAGTCTTGTTAATTCAACTAAGCTATATCGGCTTAATCTTAGTTATAATTCATTGTCTGGTAGTATACCTGCAAGTGTCACTCAATCGCGCTCTTTAGTCTTTATTGACCTGAGATATAACAATTTGTCAGGTTCTATTCCTGATTCTTGGGGTGGAAATGGAGAGAGAGTTAGATTACAGTCTTTGGTACTCGATCACAACTCGTTTACTGGAGGAATTCCTGTTTCTTTTGGCAAGTTGAATGAGCTTCTTGAGATTTCACTTAGTCATAATCATATTGTTGGTGTCATTCCAAATGATATTGGAAGGCTTAGTATGGTTAGAAATCTTGATTTTTCCTGCAATGAGATTAATGGAAGTTTGCCCGAAAGCCTATCCAATTTGTCCTCCCTTGTAGCTCTCAACTTGGAGAGCAACAATCTTGATGGTGAAATCCCATTAGATATAAACAAATTGCAAAAGTTGTTGATTCTTAACCTGAGGAATAACCGGTTTAGAGGTGATATTCCAGCTATCATTGGGGACATTTCTGGTCTTGTCGAGATAGATTTATCTCGTAACAATTTGAGTGGAGAAATCCCAGTGTCTGTTGGTGATTTCCCAAATCTTAGTTCCTTTAATGTTTCATATAACTCTCTGTCTGGTCCTGTTCCTACTTATCTTGCTAAGAAGTTCAATTCAAGTGCCTTTGTGGGTAATGTTCAGCTATGTGGCTATAATACTTCGAATCCATGTCCTGGTACGCCTTCAAAGGCTACACGAGGTAGCAAACGAAGTATTAAGGACATTATTCTCATAGTAATAGGTTctcttataataattttatttctagtCTGTTGCATTCTCCTCTGCTGCTTGATCAAGAAAAGAAATGAAGCCAAAACAGCTAAAGATGTAAAAGGTGTTCCTCCAACTGCCGGAGAAGTTGAAGCGGCTGGAGATACTGGCGGAAAACTTGTCCATTTTGGTGGAGGTATGATATTCAGTGCAGATGATCTTCTATGTGCTACTGCAGATATATTGGGAAAGAGCACTTACGGTACGGTGTATAAGGCCACATTAGAAGATGGAAATCAAGTTGCAGTGAAAAGAATGAGAGAAAAGATCACAAAAGCTCAAAGGGAATTTGAGAAAGAAGTCAATGTTCTTGGAAAGATAAGACATCCTAATCTTCTGGCTATTAGAGCTTATTACATAGGGACAAAAGGGGAGAAACTTCTTATTTTCGACTACATGACTAAAGGAAGTCTAGCAACTTTTCTTCATG CTCGTGGCCCCGATACACCAGTGGATTGGCCAACAAGGATGAGAATAGCAAAAGGGACGACGAGGGGATTGCTGTACCTTCACACTAATGCCAATATCATTCATGGCAATCTTACGTCGAGCAATGTTCTGCTTGATGAAAACTCAGATGCAAAAATTGCAGATTATGGCCTTTCACGCCTTGTTACTGCTGCTGCAAATACAAATGTAATTGCCACAGCCGGGGCACTTGGCTATCGTGCACCCGAACTTAATAAGCTGAAGAAAGCCAATGTGAAGACGGATGTCTACAGCCTTGGAGTCATTATATTGGAACTCCTAACTGGCAAGTCTCCGGGCGAAGTAATGAATGGTGTTGATTTGCCAAGAAAGGTGGCGTCAATTGTGAAACAGGAGGGAACAAATGAGGTGTTTGATTTGGAACTGATGAGGGATGCATCCATAATTGGCGATGAATTGTTAATTACACTGAAGTTGGCTTTGCACTGTGTTGATCCCTCACCATCAGCTCGGCCCGAACTTCGGCAAGTTCTCCAGCAACTGGAAGACATTAGGCGTGATACGCCGACTGCAGCTCCCTCAGCAAGTCACTAG